TATCAATCATGTTTGGGATATTCTACGCAGTTGATCAGCACGTACTATCTTGCACCTCATGCAAAACAATACACCGATAGCAATGCTGGTCCTGGTGCTCTGCTGTTACTCAGCATCATTAACTGCACAGGATTCCTATGTGATTCGTAGCGTCGACAAAACCACCAACCAACCAATTGATGGACTGGAAGTATGGTACGAGGACTCACTGATCGCCACAAGTAACTTCCTCGGGTATTTTTCGGCACCCGGCCAACCAGAAGACCTTTGGACACTCAAGCATCCCTCCTATTTTCCGCAAGAGTTGGTATTGCCCACTTCGCTCAAGTTTCAAGTGAAAATGGGATTCAAAGGTGATTCGCTACTTTTCTCAGAAGGATTGAAGGACTTTTATCAGCAGATCGCCATGAAGATGCGTTTTCCGTCAGCTGCCCGAAATGCCGGGTTTCAGGGAACCTGCATGGCTCGTCTGTCCATCGATCAGGAGGGCAAAACGATTTTGGAAGAAGTTAATGGTGCTGGATGCAAGTCCGTACAGCGCGCCATCAAAGATGTATTCAGAAAGCTGGATGGCTCCTGGGATGTCAGTCATGCGGGTGAACAGATCATGATGCCTTTCGTTTTCCAAATTGTTGGTCAGGAACCTCCGCCACCCTTGTCCGAACCCAGAGACTCTGCCTTCAAGCACTTTGGTGCGGTGACAGTAACTGCTCAGAAGATAGTAAGATAAGGGAACTGGAAGATTGGACCTTCTTAGTTCTTTATAACTGCCCCTGGGTAAAATCAAAAGGCTAGTCAATGTAAGACTAGCCTTTTGGAGATACTAAACATGAATCGTAATGCATCCTTCCATCAGCCAGCTATTAAATAGACCAACTGATCACTTCTTCATACTATTACAGGATTTTACGAATTCAATAATAAGACGAACAATTATTAAATATTGAGCATTCAGGCAATTGATGTAGTCTTGATGTATTGAAAAGTGCAAAATTTTTATCGCAACAAAGGATTTCAAATGAATATTGATAATTCATTCGCATTTTTAGCCACGGTTAATATTGATTTTTGAAAAGTTTCACATTCAGAGTATGTCTTTTACCGACGTTTATTACCTCAAATCTCAATTCAACAAAAAACCATACGTGTCCTGAATCGAAAAATTGTAGTTTCACCCAATGACTCAAAACAGAGAATGAAAAACTGAAAACTTGTATGAGATATGGAGATGTGATCTGGTACCAAGAAGTTCTTTTCTGGTTGTTTTTCTTCTTGTTCAATTTCAGTCTGTTTGCTTTCCATACGCTGATCCAGTTCAAGGCGCGGTACCTCAATCCCTTTCAAATGGAGAACAGAATGGACCACAATGCCTTGTTCTTCAGCTTCAATCCGGACTTTTACCGAATTAGTGTCGATGTTTCCCTGATCGTTCTACTTTATCGCTGGCTAACCTTTGATCAAGGTATCATTGCAGCGACGCTATACTACAGTTTCCTGCTCCTCTACAGTATCTATCACTACGCTTTTAGCAAGATCTATCAGGTCTATCCCATCTTTTCCAACGACTTTCGTTTGATTCTCAATGCATTCGGCATTCTGTGGGGTGAGTCCAAAGTCAAAGTGGTCTTTTCCTCGCTTTTGGCAGCAATCATGATCATAGGTCTTTCGGCGGGCTTTCATCAACTACTGGCTTTTAGTTCACAGCTTCCTCCCAATTGGATCACGTTATTCCTTTCACTAACCCTTGTTTTGTATGTAATAGTTGGAATCTGGAAATACGGCATTTATCGCCCTAAAAGTGACACGGCCATGCGCATACTGATTGCACCACTCAGGATCGCATTCAATGTCATCAATAGCTGGAAGCTCGTCTCTCGCTTAAAAAGGACCAACTTCGATCAACTTGACCAGTCCAGAAATACACGACTCAATCTTGCCCAAAAACCAAATATTTATTGTCTGTTCGTCGAGTCGTATGGAAGCATTTTACTGAAGGAAGAGCGACTCAGCAAAAGGTTCCTTCAGGATTTTTCCACCTTCAAAAATGCTTTGTCAGCAGCTGGCTGGAAGATCACCTCTAACCTCTCTGAATCTGTATCTCCAGTAGGTCCTTCCTGGTTAGCATATACTTCCGTACTCTTCGGCAGTAAAGTAGCCAACAACTTCGCCTATGAATTCCTCCTCAACAAAGCGGAACTGTATCGCTACGACACCTTGATGAAAGTTTTCATGAAGGAAGGCTACCAGTCTTACCACCTCAACGCTACCCAACCCAAAGCAGGAGTCATGGTGCCTTATCGGCAAATGGCTTCCTTTTTCGGGATTGACCAATGGATCCTCGCCAGGGACATGGATTACTCCGGGCCTGTTTATGGCTTCACTGAAAGTCCTGCAGATCAATATGTCCTGAATTTTGCACAAGAAAAGATCAAGCGTGAATTGAAAGAAGATCCATTCATTTTGTTCTATCTGACAAAGAATTCACATTCTCCATTCATCTCTCCATCGGAGGTCGTTCCGGACTGGAAAACGCTGAACCATCGAAATCAGGAAAACATTGGACAGGAATTTTTACAGGAGCCTACCCATGCCGATTATCAAAAGGCCATTACCTATCAGTTGGATTTCCTTTCTGATTTCATCCTGAAGCAAGCCCATCACCATGACATCTTTCTACTGATCGGAGATCATCAACCGCATGTCCTTGGAGATCATGTAAAATATGGAAATGAAACG
This DNA window, taken from Cytophagales bacterium, encodes the following:
- a CDS encoding sulfatase-like hydrolase/transferase; this encodes MRYGDVIWYQEVLFWLFFFLFNFSLFAFHTLIQFKARYLNPFQMENRMDHNALFFSFNPDFYRISVDVSLIVLLYRWLTFDQGIIAATLYYSFLLLYSIYHYAFSKIYQVYPIFSNDFRLILNAFGILWGESKVKVVFSSLLAAIMIIGLSAGFHQLLAFSSQLPPNWITLFLSLTLVLYVIVGIWKYGIYRPKSDTAMRILIAPLRIAFNVINSWKLVSRLKRTNFDQLDQSRNTRLNLAQKPNIYCLFVESYGSILLKEERLSKRFLQDFSTFKNALSAAGWKITSNLSESVSPVGPSWLAYTSVLFGSKVANNFAYEFLLNKAELYRYDTLMKVFMKEGYQSYHLNATQPKAGVMVPYRQMASFFGIDQWILARDMDYSGPVYGFTESPADQYVLNFAQEKIKRELKEDPFILFYLTKNSHSPFISPSEVVPDWKTLNHRNQENIGQEFLQEPTHADYQKAITYQLDFLSDFILKQAHHHDIFLLIGDHQPHVLGDHVKYGNETLIHVISKDQGFIQGFDAYGFQDSLENLTCPIKHEGIYSMFIREIMRAYGKPGKDIPPYEKDGVLF